GCGGCCCCTCGAAGACTCACCAGTGCACTACACCAGGCCCTCATAGAGGGCGGGGGCAGAGGCCGGGAGTGGCTGCCCAGCGGCTTGCCCGCCCACCTCCAGACCCCTCGGCCCATGGGGGGCTGGCTTTGACACCGAGGGCCCACGCCAGAGCgccggggaggggcagggcccagggaggcGGCAGGCGGCAGAAGCGCGTCTATTACCTTGGAGAAGAAGTTGATGCTGTAGGTGATGGTGCGCATGGTGACGGGGTGGCCGCGGATGAAGAAGCCGCCGAAGTACACCCGGTCCAGGCCGTGCAGCTTGGCGTGGAGGCAGGCGAGCTGCCCGATGTCATTGCTGATCATGTGCAGCAGGCTCTTGGCCATGTCCTCCTGGGAGAATGCTGGGGGGACATGGAGACCGGGTGGCGCTGCTGGGTGGAGGCCGCATGCGCAGCAGTGGGCAGGTGGGGAGTGAGCCAGAAGGGGCAGTACCTTGGTCAGCGGTGGCCGACTTCCCGAAGCTGCTGGCGATGAGGTTGCCGCTGAGCCCCAGGGTCTGGTGGGCCCCGCCGTAGATGTCCTGCACCAGCATGTCCACGTTGGCGTGCTGGCCCCTGGAGGCCAGGTGCAGCAGCTCGTCGAACTTCTGTGGGGACAGGCAGATGGGGGCAGCTGAGGTGTCAGGAGTGGCGGGGCCCACCCGACACCAAGCTGGTGGAGGGAAGAGCCAGGTGCAGGGTAGGGGGAGGCGGGCACCGTTCTGTGGACACgcagctgggctgggctctggCTGGCGGGATACCCGCCCTCCAGGGACCCGGAAAGGAGCCCCTTCCATGGCAGTCCCCACTGAGTACGACCCCCGCCCCACAGGCACCAGCCCTTTCCCAGAGGTCTGGGGACACAGCACGGGGTGGGAGCGCTTTCCCGCGGCTGCTGGGATACCTTCGTCTTGGTGAGCAGGGCCCCGAGTCCCCAGAAGGTACCACCCCCGATGGAGCTGCCGCCGACCCACTCGAACCTGTCCTCGGTCTCCACCTGGGAGGAGAAGTCAGGTATGCTAGTGGCGAGCCCCAGCCACCATTCAGCAGGTCCCTCCCAGGCATGCGGTAGCCCAGGTGTGCCCCCAGACATGCTTGATGATGCTCTCGAAGGCCGTGTCTGAGCAGGCTTGCCAGACGCTGAGGCTGGACACCAGGGGCCCGCTTCCCACGGACAGCGCATGGGGTGCTCTGCGAGCGGCTCAGGCCGTGAGCGCCGGAGCACGCCTGGCTCAGACACACAGGGAGCGCTGTCAAACCGGTGTGGACTGCTCCGCCCCACAAAGCCCTGTCCCAGGAAGCCCCGTCCCAGGAAGCCCCCTCCCGTGAAGCCCCGCCTCACCTTCACGATGGAGACCCCGGAGCCGATGTTGACTAGGAGGTAGGGGAAAATGTTGGGGTGGTTTGTCTGAAATCGGAATTCGGGGTCGGAGTCTTTCTGATACACAAAGGCCTCGTGTGGGATGTTCTTTAACACGAAGTTGCACCCCTTTATCAAGCACGTCATCACATCCTCCTTGTCAACCCTGCCGGGAGGACCAGGTACCGATAAATACAAAGGCCGCAGTGGCAGTGCCGGCTGTGCTGGACACACTGCCCCGCCCGGCCGAGCTCAGCGTCCCCTGTATGCTCATGGAGACGCACTGTGGGCGGGCCGGCGTCCCCAAGCCACCTAAAGCCCAGGCGCGCCCCTAAACAGACAGCCCTGCCCCCACGGCAGGGCTGCGGCCTTGGGAACCCCTGCCCGGCAGGACTGGGACTGGTGCCTCCTCAGGACCCatttctttccttgcctcttcccagGTACCTGCCCGCATGGACCCCACTGCAGcccggcccccagcccagccccagggcaggcagggtaCAGAAGCCAGGTCTCTTCAAAGCCCAACCCCGACCCCGAGAGCTGAGGCCgctggccccaggccctggggcctgTGGTCCCCACTTACTTTAGCCGCAGCTTCTCTTCGATGAGGTCCTTGAACTTGTACGCTCCGCCCCCGGTCGCCTGGATGACCTTTGTCTCTGTGTTGACGAGGTGGTCTTTGATGAAGTCCAGGCAGGCCTCGATGTAGGTGTTCTCAAACTTGACGAAGTGCAGCCGCGCGGTGACCTCCTCCTGGACGGAGATCTCGTAGGGCGACTCTCGGTCCTGCTCCGCGTCCTGGGGTCAGGGGAACGGGTCAGTGCGTGTGTGCGCATGGCGGGGGGAGACGCCGGGAGGAGGCCGCCGGGCCGTCATCCCCGAAATGGCAGCAGGTCCCCAGGCGGGGAAGAAGCGCTGCCAGGTGGCAGAGGTGCTCCTGCTTGGTGGGTGCttgagggcggggcggggggcggagttGCTAGGAGGGCAGCAGGGCTATCTGCGCCAGAAGCTGCGCGGACCTGAGCTGACGTGGGGGAGCAGCACAGGGGCAGTAACTGAGAGACCAGATGGGGGCCAGGCCCGGACCACAGACTGGCGGCACCGCTGGCCTCCCCGGAGCTGAGCACAGAGCCTGCCACCCAGGACACCCAGGAGGCTCACCTGGCCCGAGAGGTCGAAGGACCTCACCCTGGCGACCTTGTGCTGGACTGTGGAGTAGTAGGCCAGCTTGGTCAGCGAGCCACCTGCGGACGAGACACAAGCCCATGTGCTGAGAAGCAGGCCGGAAGGCAGCCTTCCCGTCCCAGACTCAGGGCGTGGGCCGAGGCATCTGCCCACTGGAACTTAGAGACCCTGCGGGCACCAAGCCCACACGCTCCACCCCTTTGACCAGGCGTGCTCCTTCCCAGTCCGGAGATGCCCGCTCCCTTGCTGTGTCCGGGGAGGAAGGGCGACCTCGGCGCTCGCCAGCAGTTTAGGAAAATGCTGTTTCAAGCTCAGACCTTGAAGTGACCCCAAGAAGAGGCTGATGGATCCACTGGTTTCACTGGACAGCACATGCTTGACTGTCCCAAGTGGGGAGCGAGGCAGCGGGACCTGCTTCCACCAAGACCGGCCAAGGCCTCAGGCCTGAGAGCAGCAGGCCTGCTGTCCATGGGCCACCGAGGGCAGCAAGGTCTTGTCCACACGGCAGGCCCTGGGACACTGCTGGAGATCAGGTGAAAGGACTCCCTCCCAGAGCTTCATTTTCAAGGCCGAGCCCTGGTGAGCGTGACAGGGGTGGCCACGAGGCTCCAGGTGCAGCAGCGGCTGTGACGGCCTGTGGGTGGTGGACAGGAGGGGACGTGCCCCGCACAGAGCCACAAAACGACTCCGAAAGAGAGGGTTTCTTGCGGACCCAACAAAAGTGAGGCAGACGCTGTCGTTACGAGATGAGGAAGGCGGGAATGGCTTTCCGACAGCTGTGAGCGAGTGAGAAGCACGCTGGTCAGCAAACAGACTGGGGATGCCGGGGTCTGCGAGGGCCACAGTTCTTCCTGGTCACAAGACTCACACCACCCTTCCTGCCCGAGCTGCCTCCTAGGGGCCAGGGCTCGAGTGGGGACCAAGttgctgggggcagagggagtctTGGGGCCTTCAGGGAGCAGGAGCTCAGCTGTGTTCAGCGTCCCCTGCCCTGCTGGGGGCTGTCACACCGACCAGCACAGGTACCACCTCGTACCCCCTGGGCCCACCCACGGCCGGAGACAGGACTTGCCCGCAGCTTCGCTGTGGTGCCCAAGCCAGCACTTCTCCACACCCCAGTCCGCTGTCCTCCCTGCCGCTTCCCCTGAGAGACCCCCGGCTGTCTGTCCAGTATGTGTGGACAGGTGAACGTCCCTGGTGCCTCGCTGCCCTGGGTGCTTGCTGGGAGGCAAGGGCTGGCCGAGAGCACAGGGCCCTGAGCTTTCCTGGTGGAGAGGCGCGGGCAGGGGCAGAGCAGACAGACAGCCTGTCTGTGAGCCGAACTGCGGACGGACCCTCGGGCTGGGGACTCCCGGGCTGATGAACAAGGCCTGTGCTCACTGACAATGACACATCTTTGATGAGCCGAGCCAGGCCCGGGGCCCGGACTGGAGGGACATCTCCGAGGGAGGAATTAAACACTGACCCTGAAAATATCCCTCTGTGTGTCCTATACCAAGGAGCCCCACCTGGGGCCCCTGGAGACATTCCTTCCCCCAGCGGCCACAATGAAGGTCCAAGGCAGGCCCCGTGCTGAGGGCACTCTCAGCTGTATTTTGGAAACATGGAGGGCTGGCTCATTCTCTCAGAGCAGAACcgccaggggagggaggcagagcaaAGTCCGAGCCTCAGGGCTCACTCCCGACTGGCCTGCTGTCAGGTCCCAGCGTGGCTGAGGGGCTGGCTGGAGCCGCTGGACAGGTCTAGTCGTGGACGACGCCCTAGGCTGGGCTCCCACACCCACCATCTCCAGGCGGGCACCACATCCAGCCAGGTTTCCTTCCCCAGATCTTCTGCCCTGAGCTGCGCtgaccgccccctcccccacctggcctccagccatctcacacctgccactGGGCCAGTCCGCCAGCCCCTTGGGAGCCCACCCTGGTTTGCAAGGTGGGAGCTCTGGCCGCAGCCAGGTTTCCACTCATCGCTCCCCACTTCCCTGGAGGCCATCCTCCCCCAGGCCTGAGATTCGATCTCCAAGAACAAGGCCGTGGCGAATGCGTTAAATGCAAAGGGCTCCAAGAAGCCAGCTGGCTCTGCTCGATGTTCCAACTTCTCTGGGAGAGAAGGTTCAGTCCAGCAACTATTGAGCAGCAACTATTGAGCAGCAACCACGGGTCAGGTGCGGTGCGGGAGCTGGGGCGGGACCGTGGACACTGCGCGCTCAGAGGTGGACAATCAGACACAGCTCAGGCCGGAGCCCAGATCCCGCCGAGGAGGAGATGCAGAGCCGCTGCGGCCGACACGCCCGGCCTCCCCCAGGGAGGCCGTCCTCAGGAAGCTCTCCGTCCTGGTACGCGGGCAGAGCGGCAGCGCGGCCGAGTGCTGGCTGCCTACCAGCTAGGTGACCTCTTCTCTTTcgtgtcctcatctgtgacaGCGGGCTGCGGGGAGGGCGTCCGGGGACCGGGCAGGAGCGGCGGAGACGAGAGCGGTCCCTGGGGGCTCCCCAGCAGGCCGCCGGAGACCCGGGGGCTTTGATCGGAGCTAGCAGAGATTCCGAGGTCCCACGTCCAGGCCCTCGAAACTCCCGCCAAAAGGCCACAGTCAAGAGATCAGGGCCTGCTGGGTTGCGCTCCGGGCGGCCGCCAGAGGCTCCTGCGGCCACTGCTCGGGCTGCCGCCCGTCTGCATCTCGGCCCCGGACATCGGGCCCCCGACCTGCAGCGGCCTGGACGGCCACCCCGGCGGCCGCAGAGGCCCCACGGCGCAGCCGACCCTCCCCAGGCGGGACTACGAGGCCCGGCCTGCCCCGCTCCCGCAGCGCGGCGCCTGCCGGGAGCTGTAGTCCGGCCTCCGCGAAGAGCGTGCGCGCCGGCGGCCCCCGCGGACTACGAAGCCCGTCAGGCCGTGCGCGCCGGAGGCCCGCACCCCGCCCTTCGTCCTTGCCACCGCCCCCGGCCCGCCGACCCCGCCGCCCGCGCCCACGCCCGCGGCGCGCCGCCCCGCTCCCCGCGCCCGCCCGCGACTACCGATGTCTATGGCGAAGCGCTTGGCGTTCTCCAGGTTGCGGAAGATCTCGTCGGGGGGCAGCGTGATGCTCTTGTCCAGGCTGTCCCCGCTGCTCCCGCTGCCTCTCGCTCCACACTCCGCCATTTTGAATGTGCCCGGCCAGCCTCATCAGCCATGGAGATATATGCGCATATATTTGACTGATAAACGCCTCCCGCGCATAGATTATGCTAATGAGACGCCCtggccggccccgccccgcccgcctaCGTCGTCTGGGCGGCTGGAGGACTAGGGCCGGCCCGGAACGGAGCCCAACATAAGACCTCTGCACTGTTGTCTGGTCCTCTGCACTGTGTCTTTGTTCTTTCGCCGAGCTGGCCAGGCGCTGACCTCAAGTGCTCTGAGATAGGGCAGAGGGGGCACCTCGGGCTTGCAGACTACCAGAGACCTGCCTCTTTCCATCAGTGCAGCTGTAAGCCTGGActctgcaggggagggaaggcgCGTTTGACCCATCGCCTAAGTTTCCAGGGATGCTGGGGTGACGCTGCCAAAAGTCCCATACCAGACGGGGAGTTGGGGACCCTGCTCCCTAGGTGCCCCCTGTCCAGGGAGGGAGATGCACCTGCAGCTGGGGAAGAGGCGCGTTTTGACAGCCAATTCTTGGAGAGCTCAGGGGAGCCTGCCTGGAGGAAGCTGCCTTCTGGCAAGGAGGGGAACCTGAGGGAGTTTGCAAGGACCAGGCTGAGAAAGCTCCCAAAGCTGCAGCAGGGACAGATGTGGCGCTCGCCTGGAAGCCCTCACTCCCTCGGGGACCCTCAAAGGGATGGATCCCCTTGAGAGACACTGGGTGCTTTGGGAAAGAACCCAGCGTTGGGAGTAGACAGAGGGCCCACCAGTGGCTTCGGCACCTGCCTCTCAGGTGACCCAAGGTCGGTAACATTTTTATCGGGACCTTAGCCACCTCCTGAGCTTCCTTCCAGACGCCTGCCGGAGCAGAGGCCTGGGAGCGAGTGGCACGGAGAACTCCAGGGTGATTCACAGGAGGGGCTGGTGCGTCAGGGCATCAGgcaaggcgggggggggggggggggcagccttGAAGGCCCTTTCCAAGGCGGTGGATGTGCGTGCAGCTCTTGGGGGGAGGACTGGGGTGGAAGAGTGCAGGGGGTCCACTCCCGAGAGGTTCTCAAATGTCCAGGACCCTGGGCAGTAGGACGCCTGTGGGCCAGACTGGCCAGGAGGCACGCCCCACCCCATTGGTTGGTGTGCCCACCCCACATGCAGTACATGCTTGGGGTGAAGGAGGAGGCTCCCTGTCCCCTGCTCACCACTCCCAGGCGCTCTGCTCAGCTCACCCCAGAGGCCCctggcaggcactgggctggCCTGGAGGAGGTGCCGTTGGACACTCCCTTACAGGGCAGATGGGAAGGGACAGAAGACTGAGAAGTgctgagcagggaggaggaagggccagCCGGGCCCTATGTCTCTGAAAATAATGCCTTCCAGCCCCACATGCAGCCCCTTCCACTCCCCATTGGGTGGGCTTTGCCCGTTGGCAAGCCAGGATGCCTCTAGATTCTTGCAGACTCAACACCCTGTCGTCTGCCTAAAAATAGGTGCCCTTTCCGAGGTGAGGGACTGCCTTTGGCAGGTTCCTCGCCAGCTTGGCCTGTTCCAGCCCTGGCACGTGGTCAGGCGGTGGGGAGGGCCAGGAAGCCACCTGTGGGCCAGCCCAGCAGGCGCCCCCAGGAGCAGGTCCAGGGGCGGGTGCCCGGGCCGGCCACGCGGGGAGTGTGAGGGTGGGGGCGAGCGTCTCCTCCTGTGTGCTTGGCCCAGCCCGCCCCTTCTGTTGTGGCAGCAGTTCCCGTGCAGGCCGTGGCCTTCCGTCCCCTCAGCTGGGCAGAGCCGGAAGGTCGTGCAGCTGTCACTTGGCTTTCACCCCACTGGCAGGGAGCCAGTGAGAGGCCTGGGGCAGAAGTCCAGGTCTCCGCGTGTCCCCCTCTCCTGCTCACCGGGTGACTTGGGCTGCAAggctgcctctccttccctcctcctcacacTGCAGTTCCCTCCCTCCGggctcctcccctgcctcccctgttggggggtggggggcgtgcagCCAGGCAAGGGAGCTGTGCagaccagcccctcctccctccctgcctgccagcACCCAGCCCTTCTTCCCTTGCCCAGAGGGTCCCACCCACGGTTGCACACAGGATAGTGCCTCCTCCCCTTCACCCCTGGAGCCCCGCATGCCTGGTGGCCTCCAAGGACACCTGTGAGGCACAAGAGACAGACGGCAGAGGACGGACAGGTCAGATTTTATTGGAAGTCTGCAGAACAGTCCCGTGGCTCCCACGTGACCGAGTTCAGATTCTGAGTACAAAGTCAAGCCCGTGCGCACCCACCCACAGAGGAATCCTTTAAGGATCGTGGTGGAGACTGCCGCCCTCTCCCGAAGCCCACTGTGAGCCCTGACCAGACAGCCAAGCCCACGCGGCGGCTCTGCGTGGTCCTTCCGCGCCCATCCAGGCTGACGCTCTTTCCTATGAGGATGCACCTTGAGTTCCGCCTTCACAAAAGGCAAATGTGCCGCGACAGGCACGCCCGCGCCCCAGGCCGGCCGGCCCAGCAGCCACGGGCCCTGAAGAAAGCCCTCTACAAGCAGGGGTGCCGAGCCCCTGATGCCTACGAATGTCATAGAACCCCGGGCAGCGGGGACTTCCCAGAAGTCACTTGCTGAAATGCAAACACGGGACAACCCCATGGGGTCGGACACTTGGCAGGAGGTGGGCCCTGGCTGTCCAAAGTGACAAGCACTCTGCACGCACATTCTTTGAGAATGACCCTACCGCTGGCCCGCCAGCCCGGAGCGGGCCTTGGAGAGAAAGGCCGTTCAAGTCACAGGTGGCACGGGCGGACGGGAAGGCTCTTCCCCTCCGGTCCCGGGGCTGCAGCCCGCACCTCTCGCCGAGTCACCAGGGCCGCCAGAGGCCGCAGGAGGGCTGGTGCGCCGCGGCGTTGGCCTTGGCCGGGGTGGGCGCCGGCGCCTTGGGCTCCTTGGCGGGCGCGGCCGGCGGGCGCTGGAAGTGGCAGAGAAGCTTCACCTGCGTGTCGCTGGCCGCGTGCAGCGTCAGGAACTGCACGGCCTCCTGCAGGCACCACGAGTAGCCCTGACTGTAGTCCTGGTGCAGGTGCTTGGGGCCGGCGGCGGCGaaggctgtggggagagggcgGCGGTGAGCGCGGCGGGGCGCGCGGTAGGGGCGGGCGGAGCGCGGCGCGCCGGGGCGGGCGGGCTCACCTTTGCTGTGCTTCAGGTAGCTGACGGCCATCTCCAGGATGTCGGCCTTCTCCAGCTTGGAGTTGGGCTGGTGCCGCGCGAACTCCTGCTCCAGCAGCAGCTTCAGCTGCTCGATGCTGCTGTTGATGCGGTCGCGGCGCATCTTCTCCACCACGGGCTTCCGCAGCTGCGGAAGCAGGGGCGTCAGGAGGGCGGCCGGAGGGCGGCGCGGGGGGCGCGGGGGCGGCGCGCGGCGGGTTGCGCACTTACTCGGTTTTTCTCTTTGGGGCTGAGCAGCTCCACAGCCACGGTGCTAGGGGCCATGTCTGAGCAGAGAGAGACGGGCGGCGAGCAGGGAGCGGCGGGCGGCCAGGCGCGTCCGAGCAGCCCGGACCCGGCCCTTATGTAGGCGCGGGCGGCGGGCTGGCGCCTGGGGCCCGGGTGCCGCGGCCGTTCCCACACTCGGCGGCCAATGGGGGCGCGGGCCGCACAAAGGCGCCGGCCCATTAGCACACGCTAAATTGCCTGTGAATCGGCGCGGGCACAATGAGCGCTCCCCGAGGAGCAGGTGGGCCGCGCGGCACAATGTCCGGGCTGTGGGAACGCGCTCGCCCTCATTAGCATCCCGGGCCTGACGCTGGGAGCCCCGCGCCTCAATATGCTGCCTTTTCCCAGGCCGCCGAGACCAGGGGGGCAGGAAGGAgcggcccctcccctcccctcctccttcccctccccccctgcTGCTGCCTGGCAGGGCCACTAGCACAGATGAGGGAAGAGCTTTAGGATGAACGAATGCAGGGGCCTCCAGGGCGGCGGGCAACGTCCCGCACAGGGACCTGCTGTGCCCCCTGGGGAGGGGGACCAGTCGAGGCCACACCTCTGCACAGGTACCTCCATCTCCCTGTGCACGGTGGACCAGGGGCCCACACTCTCAGGGTCACACCTACTGGCCTCTGTGGCAAGTCCCCAGGATGTCACCTGGGACACATGACTTCCCCAGAACTAGAATGTGGGCGGCCATGCCCTG
This DNA window, taken from Desmodus rotundus isolate HL8 chromosome 3, HLdesRot8A.1, whole genome shotgun sequence, encodes the following:
- the HES5 gene encoding transcription factor HES-5, translating into MAPSTVAVELLSPKEKNRLRKPVVEKMRRDRINSSIEQLKLLLEQEFARHQPNSKLEKADILEMAVSYLKHSKAFAAAGPKHLHQDYSQGYSWCLQEAVQFLTLHAASDTQVKLLCHFQRPPAAPAKEPKAPAPTPAKANAAAHQPSCGLWRPW